GCCGCGTCAATCATGCGGCGAGAGAGAGATCCGTATGGAGGATAAATATAGCGCATCAATTTCGATCCGTACGATCGTCGCAGAACAGATCGTGCGTGGGAGAATTCGCGGAATGCGTATTTTCCATGTCCCATTCCGATGCCGCTGTGACCGTTTCCTCCAAAAGGAATGTGCGGGTTCATGTAGTGAAGCAGAACTTCGTTAATGCACGTCCCGCCTGCGTGCGTTCTCGAAAGGATCGAGTGCTCAGCAGCCTCATCGCGTGTAAAGAGGTAAAGTGCGAGCGGATTTGGCTTTTCGTTAATGCGGTCAATCGCCGAGTTCAGATCCGAAAATGGTACTACGGGAAGAATCGGGCCAAAAATCTCTTCGTCCATGATTCGTGACTCCGACGGGATGTCCGAGAGCACGGTTGGGGCGATGTACTGAGCGTCCGCGTCTGTCTGTCCTCCAGTAATGACGGTGGCGCCAGACTGCACAGCATCTGTTAGGAGGGATTGGACCCGGGAGAAATGCTTCTCATTGACGAGTCGGGCGTAGTCGGGGGTTGTACGCCGCTGTTCGTCGGTCTGGCCGTAATACTCTGATATGTAGTGAGTTATTCTTTTGAGAAATGCATCATGCCGCGATTCGTGAACGAGCGCGTAGTCCGGGGCGATGCAGGTCTGACCGGTGTTGGTAAATTTTCCCCATGCAATTTTGGCTGCCGCATCATCGACGTCCGCCGTTGCGTCGACAATAGCGGGCGACTTGCCTCCGAGTTCGAGGGTGACGGAGGAGAGGTGCTCGGCCGCGGCACGCATGACAATTTTGCCGACCTCGGGACTGCCCGTAAAGTAAATGTGGTCAAACGGGAGGTCGAGAAGGGCCTGAGATGTCTCGACCGCGCCTTCTACGAGGGCAACTTCGCGCTCATCAAACAACTCCTCGATCATCTCACGCATTACGCGGCTGCTATGCGGCGTGTACTCTGATGGCTTCACGATGACGGAGTTGCCTGCCGCTATTGCCGCAATCAGCGGGCCCAGCGTGAGGTTGAAGGGGTAGTTCCAGGGTGAAATGATAAGCACCACGCCTTTCGGCTCGTACCGAATCTCGGATGACGTACCCATGAGAAGGGGCGGCGTCGAAGCCGATTCCGAGGCCATCCACGAGTCGATGTGCTTGATGGCAAAGGACGCCTCATCCATGACGGCTTTTACTTCCGTCAAATCGGCCTCCTCAGGGGCCTTCTGAAAGTCGGCATATAGCGCATCCCGAATATCCTGACGGCGCGCACGAATACCGTCACGAATGCGCTGGATCTTGGCTTTCCGTTCCGCAGCCGTCGACTGCCGGACCGTTAGATGATGCTCCTTCTGCCGTTGAAAGAGGTTCTTCAGACGTTTGGGATCAGCGGAAAAGGATTGGTTGGTACCGGAGCGTTCGAGAGAAGCGGAAGAGACAGGCATGGAGGTCCGGGGGATACGCGAACAAATTGGCAGATCAAAAAACTTCATCTTGCTTCATATGATCCGCATGATGAGGCTTTTAGCACCTGTTTGGCGGACAGCCTTCGGCGATCCGAGGATACGGACCTCCCGCTGATCGGTCCTCACGACGCTCGCACAGAAGGCACGGGGGATCCCGCGCACCGTGTCTACTGCATCCGTGCGAACGGACCACCACCAAGCGAATGACTAGGCATGAACGGCTGCACGAACTTTTTCACAGCCCATCCGCCAAACAGGTTATTAGCGATCGAATGGAAGACAATCTTCTTACTCCAGACGGTAAACAACGAATTACTCAGAGCATACGAAACGACAGAGATTGATGCGCGGATGGCCTCCGTCACTCGTCCTTTCCTCTTTCCTGAATTCAGTATTCATCGACCATGAATGCACTTCTGATCGTAGATGTGCAGAACGATTTCTGCCCCGGTGGGGCGTTGCCGGTTCCCGAAGGGGACCAGGTTGTGCCGGTGATCAACGAACTGTCCGCCAAATTCGATCATGTGATCCAGACACAGGACTGGCATCCGGCTGGACATCGCTCTTTCGCGTCGTCGCATGACGGGAAGGAGCCGATGGACGAGATCGAAATGGATTATGGCATGCAGACGCTCTGGCCGGATCACTGCGTGCAGGGTACGGCCGGGGCTGACTTTCACCCGGATCTGACGACGACCCGCACCGAAATGGTCATTCGAAAAGGCTTTCGACCGGAGATCGACTCCTATTCGGCGTTTTTCGAAAATGACAACGAGACGCCCACGGGCCTGACGGGATACCTCCGGGAACGAGATATCGACACGCTGTTCATCGTCGGTCTGGCCGCGGACTTTTGCGTGAAATGGTCGGCTCTCGATGGCAGCAAGCAGGGATTCGGCGTGTATGTCGTCGAGGATGCGACCCGGGGCATCGATGCCAACGGCTCCCTCGCCGCCGCCTGGGACGAAATGAACGCTGCGGGCGTGCAAATTATCTCGTCTGACGCCGCAAAGACGCTCGCGTGACGCGTTTGAGGCCTGAGTCCGGTCGGTATTGATCACCGACTCGCCCAGAGATTATTCATTCTATCAGCCATCGTGAAGGCGAATCAGGGCCCGCAGGATGTCGGTGGTTGTGTCGTCGATTGACTCTCGTGTCGGGACCCGCAAATGATGGGCATCCCAGAGGGAGGACGGTGCTTCGTATCGCTTGTCGATCGTCTCCATCACATCAGGCCGGGCGTCCGACACGGAGCCGTCGTCGGTCCGTCGTTGCAGTCGCTCTCGCCGCGTGTCGTCGTCCGCAGTCAGTTCGACGAACGCATACGGGATGTCGGCATCTCTTAAGCTGTCGCGGAGGGCCGTTCGCCGGGTGGCACTACTGTACGTGGCATCGACGACGACGCCGCGCTGCTGTATCTTTACGGTCTCGATTGCGGCCTCTTCGATGGTGCGGTACACACGCTCGGTCATATCGGCACCGTACACGGCACCTCGGGCGTCCTCCGGTGTGCGCTGAAACATTGGGACGCCAGCCAGCTCTTTCCTAATTCGGTCTGAGCTCACGTGCCGCCATCCCAGTGCCTTCGCGCAGGCTTCCGCCTGTGTTGTCTTTCCGCTTCCTGTTCGGCCCATAACGACGATGGCCGTGGGGCGCGAGCCTGCTGCAGCGTAGCGGAGGGCCCATCGGTAATGCTCGCGGGCGCGCCGAATGCTCGCTGCTTTTTCGTCTTCCGGGATCTCTGTCTCGGCCGCGCGCATCCCTTCGACTTTGCCGCGGACGTATGCACGGTAGACCTTGTAGAAGCCGACGACATCGATTAGTTCTTCGTCGTCAAGTTCGTCCGCCATCCTGCGCACGAAGTATCGCGACAGGGGGCGGCACTCATGGCCGTCGAGGTCCATGGCCAGAAAGGCGATATCGCTCGCCACGTCGAGATGACGAAAGCGATCGTTGAATTCGATGCAGTCGTAGATGCAGACGCCTTTATCGGAGAGATGGACATGCTCGAGTCGCAGGTCGCCGTGGCCGTTGATGAAGTAGCCGCCCGTGCGGCGACGGTTGAGCAGCGCGGCATGTGCATCGTAGAATCGGTCTGTGTAATCCTGCAGGACGCGATACGCGGCTTTGGGCAGCAGCCATCCCGCATGATCGCGCGTCTGGTCGAAGTTCTCATCCGTGTTCACGCGGAGGTGGTCGACCCAGCCCCGCTCCGCAATTTCTGGTGCGGTTTCGAGCCCATCGTAAAAGTCGGACAGTGTTGAAACGACCCGATCAATCTCTTCCTTTGTCAGCGTGCCTTCCTCCGCATATGTGTGGAGAAAGCCGTCGGGCGGAAGATACCGCATCTTGACGGCGACCTCGACTGTTGTACCTTCGTCGGATTCGAACCGATAGCCGTCGCCCATTTTCGCCAGGTGAACCACGCCGAGATACGTATCCGCGCACAGTCTGCGATTCAGTTTGACTTCGGACTGACAGGCGGCTTCTCGTTTTTGAAGCGTCGTAAAGTCGAGAAATCCGAAGTCGACCGGTTTCTTCACCTTGTAGACGAAGGGAGGAGCGAGCGCTATGATCGAGATGTGCGTTTGCTTCAACTCGATCGAGTCCGGTTCATGAGGGTAGATGGATGGATCCTTCAGCAGCGAGCAGAGCGCGTCGACACTCGGGGACTCGGGCACAGGCGGGTAGAATCGTTGAGAACGGTGCGAGCACAGAGATGTGAAAATGACACGTTGGCGGTATGCCGCATCGGGGGCTCCGTTCCGACCCTTTGATTCCTCGAACGGACCTACGATTCTCACTTACGTCACCGGGTTTGCCGGACGCACGGGCCGAGTTCATCGATACAAAACTTAAACCTTCCGCGATATCCGGACGAAGGGGCTGAACAAGGATCCGACGTACCGTATACTACATGCCGCTTCGGGGCGTCCGCGCCTACTCCCGGGGCCTCGGTGTTCGTTTCCGCTCATCTAAAAGCTACCATGCCGAAAGACTCGCACGACCGCATTCTGGTGACGGCCGCGTTGCCGTATGCCAACGGCAACATCCACCTCGGTCATCTCGCCGGAGCGTATCTGCCGGCCGACCTCTATTGCCGCTACCAGCGTCTCAAAGGGGAAGATGTGCTCTTCATCTGCGGATCCGACGAGATGGGCGTTGCGATCCTGATGCGGGCTCTTCGTGAGGGGCGAACCCCGGAGCATATTGTGGACCACTATCATCCGATGATCCGCGACAGCTTCGACCGGTTCGGGATGAGTTTCGACTACTACGGTCGGACGAGCTCGGAGACGCACAAGGTCACGTCACAGGACTTCTTCCGAACGCTCGACGAGAAGGACGTCTTTAAGCTGAAAACGAACGAGCAGCTGTTCGATCCGGAGGCGGAGATGTTTCTCGCAGACCGGTTTGTCGTCGGCACATGTCCCGTATGCGGATACGAGGAAGCGTATGGTGATCAGTGTGAGAAGTGCGGCTCGTCGCTTAGCCCGACCGAGCTCATCGACCCGCGCAGCACACTTACGGATGCGACGCCGGTGCTGAAGGAGACGTCGCACTGGTACATCCCGCTGGGTGACATGCAGCCCGCGCTGGAAGAGTGGATCGGGACGCACCCGGAGTGGAAGAACAACGTCCTGGGTCAGGTCCAGAGCTGGTTCAACGACGGACTCAAAGACCGTTCGATCACGCGCGACGTGCCCTGGGGCGTTCCCGTACCTGAAGATGTGGCTGCGCGCCACGGTTTGGAAGCGGAGGGGAAGGTGATTTACGTCTGGTTTGACGCGCCGATCGGCTACATCTCCGCGACGAAAGAGTGGGCGCAGGAGCAGGGCGACCCC
This DNA window, taken from Longibacter salinarum, encodes the following:
- a CDS encoding aldehyde dehydrogenase family protein; translation: MPVSSASLERSGTNQSFSADPKRLKNLFQRQKEHHLTVRQSTAAERKAKIQRIRDGIRARRQDIRDALYADFQKAPEEADLTEVKAVMDEASFAIKHIDSWMASESASTPPLLMGTSSEIRYEPKGVVLIISPWNYPFNLTLGPLIAAIAAGNSVIVKPSEYTPHSSRVMREMIEELFDEREVALVEGAVETSQALLDLPFDHIYFTGSPEVGKIVMRAAAEHLSSVTLELGGKSPAIVDATADVDDAAAKIAWGKFTNTGQTCIAPDYALVHESRHDAFLKRITHYISEYYGQTDEQRRTTPDYARLVNEKHFSRVQSLLTDAVQSGATVITGGQTDADAQYIAPTVLSDIPSESRIMDEEIFGPILPVVPFSDLNSAIDRINEKPNPLALYLFTRDEAAEHSILSRTHAGGTCINEVLLHYMNPHIPFGGNGHSGIGMGHGKYAFREFSHARSVLRRSYGSKLMRYIYPPYGSLSRRMIDAALKYL
- the pncA gene encoding bifunctional nicotinamidase/pyrazinamidase, which translates into the protein MNALLIVDVQNDFCPGGALPVPEGDQVVPVINELSAKFDHVIQTQDWHPAGHRSFASSHDGKEPMDEIEMDYGMQTLWPDHCVQGTAGADFHPDLTTTRTEMVIRKGFRPEIDSYSAFFENDNETPTGLTGYLRERDIDTLFIVGLAADFCVKWSALDGSKQGFGVYVVEDATRGIDANGSLAAAWDEMNAAGVQIISSDAAKTLA
- a CDS encoding AAA family ATPase, with the translated sequence MPESPSVDALCSLLKDPSIYPHEPDSIELKQTHISIIALAPPFVYKVKKPVDFGFLDFTTLQKREAACQSEVKLNRRLCADTYLGVVHLAKMGDGYRFESDEGTTVEVAVKMRYLPPDGFLHTYAEEGTLTKEEIDRVVSTLSDFYDGLETAPEIAERGWVDHLRVNTDENFDQTRDHAGWLLPKAAYRVLQDYTDRFYDAHAALLNRRRTGGYFINGHGDLRLEHVHLSDKGVCIYDCIEFNDRFRHLDVASDIAFLAMDLDGHECRPLSRYFVRRMADELDDEELIDVVGFYKVYRAYVRGKVEGMRAAETEIPEDEKAASIRRAREHYRWALRYAAAGSRPTAIVVMGRTGSGKTTQAEACAKALGWRHVSSDRIRKELAGVPMFQRTPEDARGAVYGADMTERVYRTIEEAAIETVKIQQRGVVVDATYSSATRRTALRDSLRDADIPYAFVELTADDDTRRERLQRRTDDGSVSDARPDVMETIDKRYEAPSSLWDAHHLRVPTRESIDDTTTDILRALIRLHDG